One Chionomys nivalis chromosome 4, mChiNiv1.1, whole genome shotgun sequence genomic region harbors:
- the LOC130873127 gene encoding olfactory receptor 7G2-like, with protein sequence MDIENKSVTFIFLLRGLTDNTELESLIFGLFLGMYLITIFGNILIISAIYCDSHLHTPMYLFLCHLSFNDMYLVSITVPKMLVNIQLQDQRISYAGCLSQGFFVAVCILFECFLLGLMAYDRYVAICYPLRYTVLMNPCFCIILVLISLFISIVNGLLHSLMILHLSFCSDLEIFHFFCEIAQVIKLACSGSLINNILIFVTASIFAGIPLFGIIFSYIHILSTVLKMPSSEGKYKAFSTCGSHLSVVCLFYGAGFGVYITSDVTDSPSETTVASVMYSIVPPMMNPFIYSLRNRDMKEALKKVIVKITSLL encoded by the coding sequence ATGGATATTGAAAACAAATCTGTGACATTTATATTTCTTCTGCGTGGACTGACAGATAATACAGAGCTGGAGTCCCTCATATTTGGTCTTTTCCTAGGCATGTACCTGATCACAATCTTTGGAAACATTCTTATAATATCGGCTATCTATTGTGATTCCCATctccacacccccatgtacttatttctctgtcatctctctTTTAATGACATGTATTTAGTCAGCATCACAGTTCCAAAGATGCTGGTGAACATACAATTACAGGATCAGAGGATCAGTTATGCAGGCTGCCTTAGCCAGGGCTTCTTTGTTGCAGTTTGTATCCTGTTTGAGTGTTTTCTGCTTGGACtaatggcctatgaccgctatgtagcCATTTGTTACCCTCTAAGATACACAGTACTGATGAACCCCTGCTTCTGTATTATTCTGGTTCTTATTTCTCTATTCATTAGCATTGTGAATGGTCTGTTGCATAGTTTGATGATACTGCACTTGTCCTTCTGCTCTGACCTGGAAAtcttccacttcttctgtgaaaTTGCACAAGTCATCAAACTGGCCTGTTCTGGTAGCCTCAttaataatattctaatatttgtTACAGCTTCTATTTTTGCTGGAATTCCTCTGTTTGGAATAATTTTCTCTTATATTCACATTCTATCTACAGTATTGAAAATGCCATCATCAGAAGGAAAATACAAAGCCTTTTCCACTTGTGGGTCTCATTTAtctgttgtttgcttgttctATGGGGCAGGTTTTGGAGTATACATTACCTCAGATGTAACTGATTCACCCAGTGAGACCACAGTGGCTTCAGTGATGTACTCCATAGTTCCTCCAATGATGAATCCCTTTATCTATAGTTTGAGGAACAGGGATATGAAGGAGGCACTGAAGAAAGTTATTGTTAAGATAACTTCTCTTCTGTGA